From one bacterium genomic stretch:
- the atpG gene encoding ATP synthase F1 subunit gamma — MANAKDIQKRIKSVTSTHKITRTMEMVATSKFKRAVDRLVAARPFAETLPGMLALLAAGGGEENPLLATRPVVKRVALLVLTTNRGLCGAINTNILRLALRFTREQEAEGRAVDIYVVGRKGAGYLRFVGRPVKFQTTELGDRPQPEDGERFATLLGEAFLSGEVDEVHVAYPRFKNAAEQPASLERVLPLVLPAADAGRGKARPQFILEPDAARLLGELLPLYLRNSFFRTLLEAAASEQGARRTAMKAASDSAKEMIDNLKLSYNKARQAQITKELLEIVGGAEALK, encoded by the coding sequence ATGGCGAACGCCAAGGACATCCAGAAGCGGATCAAGAGCGTCACCAGTACGCACAAGATCACGCGCACCATGGAGATGGTGGCCACCAGCAAGTTCAAGCGCGCGGTGGACCGTCTCGTCGCGGCGCGGCCCTTCGCGGAGACCTTGCCCGGCATGCTCGCCCTGCTCGCCGCCGGCGGCGGCGAGGAAAATCCCCTCCTGGCGACGCGGCCCGTGGTCAAGCGGGTCGCCCTTCTCGTGCTGACCACTAACCGCGGCCTCTGCGGCGCGATCAACACGAACATCCTGCGCCTGGCGCTGCGCTTCACGCGCGAGCAGGAGGCCGAGGGGCGGGCGGTGGACATCTACGTCGTCGGCCGCAAGGGCGCGGGCTACCTGCGTTTCGTCGGCCGCCCGGTCAAGTTCCAGACGACGGAGCTGGGCGATCGGCCGCAGCCCGAGGACGGCGAGCGCTTCGCGACCCTGCTCGGCGAGGCCTTCCTCAGCGGCGAGGTGGACGAAGTGCACGTCGCCTATCCGCGCTTCAAGAACGCGGCCGAGCAGCCGGCGAGCCTGGAGCGGGTGCTGCCGCTCGTGCTGCCCGCGGCGGACGCGGGCCGCGGCAAGGCGCGGCCGCAGTTCATCCTCGAGCCGGACGCGGCGCGCCTGCTCGGCGAGCTGCTGCCGCTCTACCTGCGCAACAGCTTCTTCCGCACCCTGCTCGAGGCCGCGGCCAGCGAGCAGGGCGCACGGCGCACCGCGATGAAGGCGGCCTCGGACAGCGCCAAGGAAATGATCGACAACCTGAAGTTGTCCTACAACAAGGCCCGCCAGGCCCAGATCACCAAGGAACTGCTGGAGATCGTCGGCGGCGCGGAGGCCCTCAAATAG
- a CDS encoding F0F1 ATP synthase subunit alpha: MKIRPEEIASIIKSEIAGFAAGPEVEETGQVLEVGDGIARVYGLSKCMAGELLEFPNGTMGMALNLEEDNIGVVLLGEYFDIKEGDAVKRTSRVISVPVGEALLGRVVTPLGVPIDGKGPIAAAKYRPLESPAPGIVDRQPVKEPLLTGLKSVDSMIPIGRGQRELIIGDRGTGKTAVALDTIINQKHSGVICVYVAIGQKASTVAGVVEHLRKHGAMDYTIIVAATAADPAPLQYIAPYAGAAMAEYFMYDKQGHTLCVYDDLSKQAVAYRQLSLLLRRPPGREAFPGDVFYLHSRLLERAAKLNDAKGGGSLTALGIIETQSGDVTAYIPTNVISITDGQIFLEPDLFNQGVRPAINVGISVSRVGGNAQIKAMRKVAGSLRLDMAQYRELEAFAQFGSELDKATQAALAKGQRMVEILKQDQWVPMPVEEQVMIIYAGISGYLSKIGVEKVRDFEARFLTYMRTQKPEVGKGITASGQITPETETALKAALEDFLKQYGG; encoded by the coding sequence ATGAAGATCCGCCCGGAAGAGATCGCGTCCATCATCAAGTCGGAGATCGCGGGCTTTGCGGCCGGTCCCGAGGTCGAGGAGACCGGGCAGGTGCTCGAGGTCGGCGACGGCATCGCGCGTGTCTACGGCCTCTCGAAGTGCATGGCCGGTGAGCTGCTCGAGTTCCCCAACGGCACGATGGGCATGGCGCTCAACCTCGAAGAGGACAACATCGGCGTCGTGCTGCTCGGCGAGTACTTCGACATCAAGGAAGGCGACGCCGTCAAGCGCACGAGCCGGGTCATCTCGGTGCCCGTCGGCGAGGCCCTGCTCGGCCGCGTCGTCACGCCGCTCGGCGTGCCGATCGACGGCAAGGGCCCGATTGCCGCCGCCAAGTACCGCCCGCTCGAGAGCCCGGCGCCGGGCATCGTCGACCGCCAGCCGGTGAAGGAGCCGCTGCTGACCGGCCTCAAGTCGGTCGACTCGATGATCCCCATCGGCCGCGGGCAGCGCGAGCTGATCATCGGCGACCGCGGCACGGGCAAGACCGCCGTCGCGCTCGACACGATCATCAACCAGAAGCACTCCGGGGTGATCTGCGTCTACGTCGCCATCGGCCAGAAGGCCTCCACGGTGGCCGGCGTCGTCGAGCACCTGCGCAAGCACGGTGCGATGGACTACACGATCATCGTTGCAGCCACCGCCGCCGACCCGGCGCCGCTGCAGTACATCGCGCCCTACGCCGGCGCGGCGATGGCCGAGTACTTCATGTACGACAAGCAAGGCCACACGCTGTGCGTCTACGACGACCTCTCCAAGCAGGCCGTCGCCTATCGCCAGCTCTCGCTCCTTCTTCGCCGCCCGCCGGGCCGCGAGGCCTTCCCGGGCGACGTCTTCTACCTGCACAGCCGCCTGCTCGAGCGTGCGGCGAAGTTGAACGACGCCAAGGGCGGCGGCAGCCTCACCGCGCTGGGAATCATCGAGACGCAGTCGGGCGACGTGACGGCCTACATCCCGACCAACGTGATCTCGATCACCGACGGCCAGATCTTCCTCGAGCCCGACCTCTTCAACCAGGGCGTGCGCCCGGCGATCAACGTGGGCATCTCGGTGTCGCGCGTGGGCGGCAACGCCCAGATCAAGGCGATGCGCAAGGTGGCCGGCAGCCTGCGTCTGGACATGGCGCAGTACCGCGAGCTGGAGGCCTTCGCGCAGTTCGGCTCGGAGCTCGACAAGGCCACGCAGGCGGCGCTCGCCAAAGGCCAGCGCATGGTGGAGATCCTCAAGCAGGATCAGTGGGTGCCGATGCCGGTCGAGGAGCAGGTGATGATCATCTACGCCGGCATCTCGGGGTACCTGAGCAAGATCGGCGTCGAGAAGGTGCGCGACTTCGAGGCGCGCTTCCTCACCTACATGCGCACGCAGAAGCCCGAGGTCGGCAAGGGGATCACTGCCTCGGGTCAGATCACGCCCGAAACGGAGACGGCCCTCAAGGCCGCCCTCGAGGACTTCCTCAAGCAGTACGGCGGCTAG
- the atpH gene encoding ATP synthase F1 subunit delta: MRHAAIARVYAAALLELAVERGEVPAVVADLETLESLWAESPEFRRLLESPELGVAQKQRALARLLAEAASPLTLRFLVALLRRHREPLLGSVLAMFRRLLDEREQRLRGRLVSARALGAAERERIETALSRRLGATVLLETATDDALLAGMVLHLADQTVDGSLRTRLGRLRDQLLTAPLGKE; this comes from the coding sequence GTGAGACACGCGGCCATCGCCCGGGTCTACGCGGCCGCCCTGCTCGAACTCGCGGTCGAGCGGGGCGAGGTTCCGGCCGTCGTCGCCGACCTCGAGACGCTCGAGTCGCTCTGGGCCGAGAGCCCCGAGTTCCGCCGCCTGCTCGAGTCGCCCGAGCTCGGCGTCGCCCAGAAGCAGCGCGCGCTTGCGCGGCTGCTCGCCGAGGCCGCCTCGCCGCTCACCCTGCGCTTCCTCGTCGCCCTCCTGCGCCGGCACCGCGAGCCGCTGCTCGGCAGCGTCCTCGCCATGTTCCGGCGCCTGCTCGACGAGCGCGAGCAGCGCCTGCGCGGCCGCCTGGTCAGCGCGCGGGCGCTGGGCGCGGCCGAGCGTGAGCGGATCGAGACCGCGCTGAGCCGCCGCCTCGGCGCCACCGTCCTCCTGGAGACGGCGACCGACGATGCGCTGCTGGCCGGCATGGTGCTGCACCTCGCCGATCAAACCGTTGACGGCAGCCTCAGGACACGCCTGGGCCGCCTGCGGGACCAGTTGCTGACGGCCCCGCTGGGAAAGGAATGA
- the atpF gene encoding F0F1 ATP synthase subunit B gives MLELIPSGLPLLAATEGGRKFGLLTPDPGLILWTVLTFIGLLFLLRKTAWGPIVDGLDRREGNIRAALSDAEKARDEGKRLLAEQEAALAAARQEAQKLIDQGTATARSLQEELLAKAQQEAGAIVAAARREIELETDRARETLRAEVVDLSLRVAGRLLERSLSDADHERLAREFMSQVDKS, from the coding sequence ATGCTTGAGCTGATTCCCAGCGGGCTTCCCCTCCTCGCCGCCACCGAGGGCGGGCGCAAGTTCGGCCTGCTCACGCCGGACCCGGGCCTCATCCTGTGGACGGTCCTCACCTTCATCGGCCTGCTCTTCCTGCTCCGGAAGACGGCCTGGGGACCGATCGTGGACGGCCTCGACCGCCGGGAGGGGAACATCCGGGCCGCGCTCAGCGACGCCGAGAAGGCGCGCGACGAGGGCAAGCGCCTGCTCGCCGAGCAGGAGGCCGCGCTCGCCGCCGCCCGCCAGGAGGCCCAGAAGCTCATCGACCAGGGCACGGCCACGGCACGCTCGCTGCAGGAGGAGCTGCTCGCCAAGGCGCAGCAGGAGGCAGGCGCGATCGTCGCCGCGGCGCGCCGGGAGATCGAGCTGGAGACGGACCGCGCTCGCGAAACGCTGCGGGCGGAGGTCGTCGACCTCAGCCTGCGCGTGGCCGGCCGCCTGCTCGAGCGCTCGCTCAGTGACGCGGACCACGAGCGCCTCGCCCGTGAGTTCATGAGTCAGGTGGACAAGTCGTGA
- the atpE gene encoding ATP synthase F0 subunit C — protein MLPLLAQINAAHLAAGFGAGIAVFGAGFGIGKLAAAAMEGMARQPEAAGDIRGGMILAAALIEGIGLFALVICILLAGK, from the coding sequence ATGCTTCCGCTTCTCGCTCAGATCAACGCCGCTCATCTGGCCGCGGGCTTCGGTGCGGGCATCGCCGTCTTCGGCGCCGGCTTCGGCATCGGCAAGCTGGCGGCGGCCGCGATGGAAGGGATGGCGCGCCAGCCCGAGGCGGCCGGCGACATCCGCGGCGGCATGATCCTGGCCGCGGCGCTCATCGAAGGCATCGGCCTGTTCGCGCTGGTCATCTGCATCCTGCTCGCAGGCAAGTAG
- the atpB gene encoding F0F1 ATP synthase subunit A has protein sequence MHILLASAQAGGHAAAGHAPATVDTLAHAATAEHAVAAAEHLVEQAAEHGAGHGAALDPLGHVLNRDYWELTHSLKWNLAEHLHLPSFKIGSLTIDPSPSLHVVMLWLAAILLTLLVSRAARQTDRDGLVPRGRLRNFFEAIIVFLRDEVVYTIMGPKVGRRFLPLLLTFFFFILFANLLGLVPSLATATGNINVTATLALTTFFATQISGMRENGFVGHWKALVPPGVPWPLVPIMIPIEIMGMFTKPFALTVRLFANMIAGHIIILSFFGLIFSLSLKTAYISVLPFAGAVAISAFEIFVAFLQAFIFTFLSTIFIFQAVHPEH, from the coding sequence ATGCACATCCTCCTGGCCAGCGCGCAAGCGGGCGGCCACGCGGCAGCCGGTCACGCCCCGGCCACCGTGGACACGCTGGCGCACGCCGCGACTGCCGAGCACGCCGTCGCGGCGGCCGAGCATCTCGTCGAGCAGGCCGCCGAGCACGGCGCCGGTCACGGCGCCGCCCTCGATCCGCTCGGCCACGTCCTCAACCGGGACTACTGGGAACTGACCCACTCGCTGAAGTGGAACCTCGCCGAGCACCTCCACCTGCCCAGCTTCAAGATCGGCAGCTTGACGATCGACCCGTCGCCATCGCTGCACGTCGTCATGCTCTGGCTGGCGGCGATCCTGCTCACCCTGCTCGTCTCGCGCGCCGCGCGGCAGACCGACCGGGACGGCCTCGTGCCCCGGGGCCGCCTGCGGAATTTCTTCGAGGCGATCATCGTGTTCCTGCGCGACGAGGTCGTCTACACGATCATGGGCCCGAAGGTCGGCCGGCGCTTCCTGCCGCTGCTGCTCACCTTCTTCTTCTTCATCCTGTTCGCGAACCTGCTCGGACTCGTGCCCTCGCTGGCCACCGCCACCGGCAACATCAACGTGACCGCCACGCTCGCCCTGACCACTTTCTTCGCCACCCAGATCAGCGGCATGCGCGAGAACGGCTTCGTCGGCCACTGGAAAGCGCTCGTGCCGCCTGGCGTGCCCTGGCCGCTGGTGCCGATCATGATCCCGATCGAGATCATGGGCATGTTCACCAAGCCCTTCGCACTGACGGTGCGACTGTTCGCCAACATGATCGCCGGGCACATCATCATCCTGTCCTTCTTCGGGCTGATCTTCAGCCTCTCGCTCAAGACCGCCTACATCTCCGTCCTGCCCTTCGCGGGCGCGGTCGCGATCAGCGCCTTCGAGATCTTCGTGGCCTTCCTGCAGGCCTTCATCTTCACGTTCCTGTCGACGATCTTCATCTTCCAGGCGGTCCACCCCGAGCACTGA
- a CDS encoding AtpZ/AtpI family protein: MGRLHRWTRRLLAGRGRDASALSLVHVGLTYGAAVALYGLGGWWLDGKLGTLPLFTLLGVGLGAVGGFLWVYRQVIQEQSRSRAGNAAGREGESKLP, translated from the coding sequence ATGGGGCGACTGCACCGGTGGACCAGACGCCTGCTCGCGGGCCGGGGGCGGGACGCAAGTGCGCTCTCGCTGGTCCACGTCGGTCTGACCTATGGCGCCGCGGTGGCGCTCTACGGTCTCGGCGGCTGGTGGCTTGACGGGAAGCTGGGGACCTTGCCCCTCTTCACCTTGCTCGGCGTGGGGCTCGGAGCGGTCGGCGGCTTCCTCTGGGTCTATCGCCAGGTGATCCAGGAACAGTCGCGCTCGCGAGCAGGCAATGCCGCCGGGAGGGAAGGGGAATCGAAGCTGCCGTGA